The following coding sequences are from one Beggiatoa alba B18LD window:
- a CDS encoding CaiB/BaiF CoA transferase family protein yields the protein MQKPLTGVRILDLTRLLPGPMCTLHLADMGADVIKIEDTGEGDYARWMGVEKPKNSGYFLAVNRNKRGITLNLREAQGRDIFLQLAKTADVIIESFRPQVMDKLGIGYADIQAINPRIVYCAITGYGQTGPYRDKAGHDLNYCGYSGVAEQIGLAGEAPAMSNFQIADLAGGTLSAAMGILAALYAVQKTGKGTYIDVSMTDCTLTHAVAALSTYVREGKTSPRGEDMLTGRLPNYRIYETADKRYMAMGALEPKFWQAFCRAIEREDWLNLAWATGQVAQRLQQDLTQLFASQPQQYWVEKFATVDCGVTPILSFEESLADPQIQARGLFISAEHPTQGTVQQFAFPLKFSEYRFSIDRHAPMQGEHNQEVLSTLGYSEMDIDALRAKGII from the coding sequence ATGCAAAAACCATTAACAGGCGTGCGTATTTTAGATTTAACTCGATTATTACCGGGCCCTATGTGCACCTTACATTTAGCAGATATGGGCGCAGATGTGATTAAAATCGAAGATACGGGAGAAGGGGATTATGCCCGCTGGATGGGCGTGGAAAAGCCAAAAAACTCAGGTTATTTTTTAGCCGTCAACCGTAATAAACGGGGAATTACGCTGAATTTACGCGAAGCACAAGGGCGCGATATTTTCCTCCAATTGGCAAAAACCGCTGATGTCATTATTGAAAGTTTTCGCCCGCAAGTTATGGATAAATTAGGCATTGGCTATGCCGATATTCAAGCGATTAACCCACGTATTGTGTACTGTGCCATCACAGGCTATGGACAAACAGGCCCTTATCGGGACAAAGCAGGACATGATTTAAACTATTGTGGATACAGTGGCGTTGCTGAACAAATTGGGTTAGCAGGCGAAGCCCCCGCCATGTCTAACTTTCAAATTGCCGATTTAGCAGGCGGCACATTAAGCGCGGCAATGGGTATTTTAGCGGCTTTATACGCGGTACAAAAAACAGGAAAGGGCACTTATATCGATGTTTCTATGACTGATTGCACATTAACGCACGCTGTCGCAGCCTTATCGACCTATGTGCGTGAGGGTAAAACTAGCCCACGTGGTGAGGATATGCTCACAGGACGTTTACCCAACTATCGAATTTATGAGACTGCCGATAAGCGTTATATGGCAATGGGTGCATTAGAACCTAAATTTTGGCAAGCCTTTTGTCGAGCGATTGAGCGCGAAGACTGGTTAAATTTAGCATGGGCAACAGGACAAGTCGCACAGCGGTTACAACAAGATTTAACCCAGTTATTTGCATCACAACCACAACAATATTGGGTAGAAAAATTTGCAACGGTTGATTGTGGCGTAACCCCTATTTTAAGTTTTGAAGAAAGTCTGGCAGACCCACAAATTCAAGCAAGGGGTTTATTCATCAGTGCCGAACATCCCACGCAAGGCACGGTGCAACAATTTGCTTTTCCGCTAAAATTCAGTGAATACCGTTTCAGCATAGACCGTCATGCACCAATGCAAGGAGAGCATAATCAGGAAGTTTTAAGCACCTTAGGTTATAGCGAAATGGATATCGACGCATTACGCGCAAAAGGGATTATTTAA
- a CDS encoding NfeD family protein produces MRCYLRLFIYFLSIFSLASFAHAETSTPPTTQVWQLTIHGAITPATADYVVQAIQKAQTATVELIVLTIDTPGGLDLAMREIVQAILASRVPIASYVHPSGARAASAGTYILYASHIAAMSPATNLGAATPVQIGQADNENQRRTIIDATANPNTTSPSAKSNADTLRDKQVNDAEAYLQSLATLRGRNAVWAGKAVRESASLSADDALKENVIDIIAKDVNELLAQLNGREIKLPQQNKRLQTAQTTITQIEADWRNRLLSIITDPNIAYLLMLLGIYGMFFELSNPGSILPGVLGGVALLLALFAFQVLPINYAGVGLILLGIAFIVAEAFFPSFILGLGGIIAFVIGSIMLMDSDTPHFTISPVLIGSLAITTTIFFIWIVKISLWIRTQPIVNGKEAMLGLEGECTDSHGNQLKIFVHGELWNAQATQPIKVGQRVRVIAGKGLVLTVEPITE; encoded by the coding sequence ATGCGGTGCTATTTACGTCTATTTATCTATTTTCTGAGCATTTTTTCACTGGCTAGTTTTGCCCATGCAGAAACATCAACACCACCAACTACCCAAGTTTGGCAATTAACTATTCATGGCGCAATCACGCCTGCAACGGCTGATTATGTAGTGCAAGCTATTCAAAAAGCACAAACTGCCACGGTTGAATTGATTGTTTTAACCATCGACACGCCGGGGGGATTAGATTTAGCCATGCGCGAAATTGTGCAAGCGATTCTTGCCTCTCGTGTTCCTATTGCAAGTTATGTTCACCCTTCAGGTGCGCGGGCTGCCAGCGCAGGCACTTATATTTTATACGCCAGCCACATTGCCGCGATGTCGCCCGCAACCAATTTAGGCGCGGCAACGCCTGTACAAATAGGACAAGCCGATAATGAAAACCAACGTCGAACAATTATCGATGCCACCGCTAACCCCAACACCACCAGCCCATCGGCTAAATCAAATGCTGATACGCTACGCGATAAGCAAGTAAATGATGCAGAAGCCTATTTACAATCATTAGCAACATTACGCGGACGCAATGCTGTTTGGGCGGGAAAGGCTGTGCGCGAATCGGCGAGTTTATCCGCTGATGACGCACTCAAAGAAAATGTTATCGATATCATTGCTAAAGATGTTAATGAGTTACTTGCTCAACTAAATGGGCGTGAGATTAAACTACCGCAACAAAACAAACGGCTACAAACCGCACAAACGACTATCACGCAGATTGAAGCTGATTGGCGCAATCGCTTATTAAGCATCATTACTGACCCTAATATTGCCTATTTGCTCATGCTCTTAGGTATTTACGGCATGTTTTTTGAGCTTTCTAATCCAGGCAGTATTTTACCAGGCGTTTTGGGCGGGGTTGCCCTCTTACTGGCTTTATTCGCGTTTCAAGTCTTACCGATTAATTATGCAGGTGTTGGCTTAATTCTGTTAGGCATTGCCTTTATCGTTGCTGAAGCCTTTTTTCCCAGCTTTATTTTAGGCTTAGGCGGTATTATTGCCTTTGTGATTGGTTCAATCATGTTGATGGACAGTGACACGCCCCATTTTACGATTTCTCCCGTTTTAATTGGCAGTTTAGCTATTACGACCACCATCTTTTTTATATGGATTGTCAAAATCAGTTTATGGATTCGAACACAACCCATTGTAAATGGAAAAGAAGCGATGCTCGGTTTAGAAGGGGAATGTACAGATAGCCATGGCAATCAGTTAAAAATCTTTGTTCACGGTGAATTATGGAATGCGCAAGCAACACAGCCGATAAAAGTGGGGCAACGTGTCCGTGTTATTGCAGGAAAAGGCTTAGTTTTAACCGTTGAGCCTATCACAGAATAA